In one Paraburkholderia megapolitana genomic region, the following are encoded:
- a CDS encoding DUF2891 domain-containing protein, protein MTAQLTSAIASKFATLALDHLTREYPNKLTHALAGPQDVQGPRALHPIFYGSYDWHSCVHGYWLVLHLLERFPDLPEAGRVVAVVDGHFTAENVAGERAYLDLPHNRGFERPYGWAWLLALAGQLHTSTHPHAERWATTFAPLTDAFVERFEEFLPKATYPLRVGTHFNMAFALALTLDFARQTSRDALAVLIVETAKRWYLNDAACQAWEPAGDEFLSPSLMEAELMRRVLPAAQFADWFTRFLPDLARSQPATLFTPVTVTDRSDGKIAHLDGLNLSRAWCQRSLARALPADDARRAPLLDAAERHLDSALAHVAGDYMGEHWLATFATLALEA, encoded by the coding sequence ATGACCGCCCAACTCACCTCTGCTATTGCATCGAAATTCGCGACGCTTGCGCTCGACCATCTGACGCGCGAATACCCGAACAAACTGACTCATGCGCTCGCGGGTCCGCAGGACGTGCAAGGTCCGCGCGCGCTGCATCCGATTTTCTACGGCAGCTACGACTGGCACTCGTGCGTGCACGGCTACTGGCTCGTGCTGCATCTTCTGGAGCGCTTTCCCGATCTGCCGGAAGCAGGGCGAGTGGTTGCCGTGGTCGATGGTCATTTCACTGCGGAGAACGTGGCGGGCGAACGCGCGTATCTCGACCTACCGCACAATCGCGGGTTCGAGCGGCCGTATGGCTGGGCCTGGTTGCTCGCGCTTGCTGGTCAGCTACATACCTCGACGCATCCACATGCCGAACGATGGGCAACCACGTTCGCACCGCTGACCGATGCCTTCGTCGAGCGCTTCGAGGAATTTCTGCCGAAGGCGACGTATCCGTTGCGAGTCGGCACGCATTTCAACATGGCGTTTGCGTTGGCGTTGACACTCGATTTCGCGCGGCAGACATCGCGCGATGCACTCGCTGTGCTAATTGTCGAGACCGCGAAGCGCTGGTATCTGAACGATGCGGCTTGCCAGGCATGGGAGCCCGCGGGCGACGAGTTTCTGTCGCCGTCGCTGATGGAAGCCGAGCTGATGCGGCGTGTGCTACCGGCAGCGCAATTTGCGGACTGGTTCACGCGCTTTCTGCCCGATCTCGCACGGAGCCAGCCGGCCACGCTGTTCACGCCGGTCACCGTGACCGACCGCAGCGACGGCAAGATCGCTCATCTGGATGGTTTGAACCTGAGTCGTGCATGGTGCCAGCGTTCGCTGGCCCGCGCACTGCCTGCTGACGACGCACGTCGCGCACCGCTTCTCGATGCGGCGGAGCGGCATCTGGACAGCGCCCTCGCGCACGTAGCCGGCGACTACATGGGCGAGCATTGGCTCGCTACGTTTGCGACGCTTGCGCTGGAAGCGTAG
- a CDS encoding MFS transporter: MIETMRSTRYPEENSGSHGMFIVLMLTCVVSVLDRQVFSVVIPSVQLALAMSAQQFSTSYVALYFGAGISALPAAWLAGRVPRKHLVIGGLALFSIGTGLVAYVQNVPQYIALRFLTGIGIGVHLVAVLAIGMANFPKNRALVAGAFTFTFGIGAALGPNLGGVVFHAYGWRILHTVLGLTALPATFLVVWLVKPAFTEKNRGDAFKSPGDTRHRTTQVRRSTHLLLPTAAVILLSFAVYGYLLQYVPYLQESQRFPPSLANVAVGAYGFGTLFALHGGWLGHTYGSRRTLIGGFVAAAIVGGALFGGLSGSPTFHIIMSAVFGVVIGAGAYVNLLTWMSESLAPSRESWAIGLFFSSFYLPVPLVAYVFGALKEHCGWTVAGLLIVSGLSLCAALLVSVAPTSRSVLPVQ; the protein is encoded by the coding sequence ATGATCGAAACAATGCGTAGTACACGTTACCCGGAGGAAAATTCCGGATCTCACGGCATGTTCATTGTCTTGATGCTGACCTGTGTAGTCAGCGTGCTGGACAGGCAAGTGTTCTCCGTCGTCATCCCGAGTGTCCAGCTCGCACTCGCCATGTCGGCCCAGCAATTCAGTACGTCGTATGTGGCCTTATATTTCGGCGCAGGCATCTCGGCACTTCCCGCTGCCTGGCTGGCAGGTCGCGTACCGCGGAAACATCTCGTCATCGGCGGGCTAGCCCTGTTTTCTATCGGAACGGGTCTGGTGGCCTATGTACAAAACGTACCGCAATATATTGCGCTGAGATTTCTGACCGGAATCGGGATTGGAGTACACCTGGTGGCCGTCCTTGCCATCGGGATGGCCAATTTTCCAAAAAATCGCGCGCTGGTGGCCGGTGCGTTTACATTCACCTTTGGGATCGGTGCCGCTCTTGGACCCAATTTAGGAGGCGTTGTTTTCCACGCATACGGCTGGAGGATCCTCCATACAGTGCTTGGTTTGACAGCATTGCCTGCCACTTTTCTTGTTGTATGGCTCGTCAAGCCGGCCTTTACCGAAAAGAACAGAGGTGACGCGTTCAAGTCACCAGGCGACACGCGCCATAGGACTACACAAGTTCGCCGGTCCACACATCTGTTGTTGCCTACCGCAGCGGTGATCTTGCTTAGCTTTGCAGTGTACGGTTATCTGCTGCAGTACGTGCCTTACCTGCAAGAAAGCCAACGGTTCCCGCCAAGCCTGGCCAATGTGGCGGTCGGTGCCTATGGGTTTGGTACATTGTTTGCGTTACACGGCGGTTGGCTTGGCCACACGTACGGGTCGCGCAGAACGTTAATCGGTGGCTTTGTGGCAGCGGCCATCGTAGGTGGCGCACTGTTCGGTGGTTTGAGTGGATCGCCGACCTTCCATATCATAATGTCAGCTGTGTTCGGCGTTGTCATCGGTGCGGGCGCCTATGTCAATCTGCTGACGTGGATGAGCGAATCCCTTGCACCGTCTCGGGAAAGCTGGGCAATTGGTCTCTTTTTCAGCAGTTTCTATCTACCGGTACCGCTTGTCGCTTACGTTTTCGGCGCGCTTAAAGAACACTGTGGCTGGACAGTAGCGGGTCTGCTCATAGTGTCCGGACTATCGCTCTGCGCAGCGCTGCTCGTTTCAGTCGCTCCGACGAGCAGATCGGTGTTGCCGGTTCAGTAG
- a CDS encoding EAL domain-containing response regulator, which translates to MADQQATSLPEFSALSVMTLVSDPVRAQKLFSILGNMGVERFENASSLADAISRLSESTFDIIVADLDSDDHSALLLPETLRANTRLPAHQRPRVLWWGEYSPAVARPRRSAWLGRNAVVNDREFARVGGIDLSALECHASLARRTGLQVEITRSGGPLGLHDALTALTRQHTVKADNCIDIESLTDEEVVRAVISGDGLYVEFQPQHDLQTRDIVGAEVLAGWRHPTLGDIPSTQLFPVVRRLGLDLLLFGFMRNRVVSVLHELRARRAEVPMAVGISSQAICTPEFVQRLTSSMHGANLSPGLLKIELIDDAHTVDDLTLSTALNTLRACGFIVSLNGFGVRPAALERVARMPFDEIKIDASFVRDIENLVTCRGIVAAAIDLARLLDVGIVAEGIESEGCMTLLRRLGCRVGQGNAFSAPMSAHDFVKHVIDSRAN; encoded by the coding sequence ATGGCTGACCAACAAGCGACATCACTGCCCGAATTCTCCGCCCTCAGCGTGATGACTTTGGTGTCCGACCCGGTTCGCGCGCAAAAACTGTTCTCGATTCTGGGGAACATGGGCGTCGAACGCTTTGAAAATGCGTCGTCGCTGGCGGATGCCATTTCTCGCTTGAGTGAGTCGACGTTCGACATCATCGTGGCCGATCTTGACTCGGACGATCACAGTGCGTTGCTCCTGCCCGAGACGCTCAGGGCAAACACCCGTCTTCCTGCCCACCAGCGCCCGCGGGTCCTGTGGTGGGGCGAATACTCGCCTGCCGTTGCGCGGCCACGTCGAAGCGCCTGGCTTGGACGAAACGCGGTGGTCAACGACCGGGAGTTTGCTCGCGTAGGGGGAATCGATCTGAGCGCCCTGGAGTGCCATGCCAGCCTCGCAAGGCGGACGGGTTTGCAGGTCGAGATTACCCGTAGCGGCGGTCCATTGGGTCTGCATGATGCGCTCACTGCGCTGACCCGGCAGCACACGGTCAAGGCCGACAATTGCATTGACATCGAATCGCTAACTGACGAAGAAGTCGTCAGGGCGGTGATATCCGGCGATGGTCTGTATGTGGAGTTCCAGCCGCAGCACGACCTGCAAACACGCGACATTGTCGGGGCCGAAGTGCTGGCAGGCTGGCGGCACCCTACGTTGGGCGATATCCCTTCGACACAGCTTTTCCCGGTTGTTCGGCGCCTTGGCCTGGATTTGCTGCTGTTCGGTTTCATGAGAAACCGCGTGGTCAGCGTGCTTCATGAGTTGCGTGCCCGGCGTGCCGAGGTGCCTATGGCCGTTGGTATCTCATCGCAGGCAATCTGTACGCCCGAATTTGTCCAGCGACTGACCAGCAGCATGCACGGCGCGAACCTGTCGCCCGGTTTGCTGAAGATCGAGTTGATCGATGACGCGCATACGGTCGATGACCTCACCCTGTCGACGGCTCTGAATACGCTGCGTGCGTGTGGGTTCATCGTGTCGCTGAACGGTTTTGGAGTGAGGCCTGCTGCTCTCGAGCGGGTTGCCAGGATGCCATTCGACGAGATCAAGATCGACGCCTCATTTGTGCGCGACATCGAAAATCTCGTGACTTGCCGGGGGATCGTGGCGGCCGCGATTGATCTTGCGCGGCTTCTGGACGTGGGCATCGTAGCGGAAGGAATCGAGAGCGAAGGTTGCATGACCTTGCTGCGTCGATTGGGATGCCGGGTGGGACAAGGGAATGCATTCTCTGCCCCGATGTCTGCTCACGATTTTGTGAAGCATGTGATTGACTCCAGGGCGAATTAG
- a CDS encoding MFS transporter, which yields MTSPAQPHSAAPPIDPGTISARLDRLPATRSIWKLVVLLSLGFFFELYDLLYTGYVAPGLVKSGLLTPTTQGLFGTTGVASFIAALFAGLFIGTIACGFLADRFGRRAIFTYSLLWYTVANVVMAFQETATGLNFWRFVAGVGIGVELVTIGTYISELVPKHVRGRAFACEQAVGFLSVPVVAFLSYLLVPHAPFGIDGWRWVVLIGAHGALFVWWIRRALPESPRWLAQQGRLDEADRVMCALEAKVEAESGRPLPPPAAAVPVLAQGRFADMWVPPYRNRTLMLVIFNVFQTVGFYGFANWVPTLLIKQGITVTTSLMYSTLIALAAPVGPLIGLFIADRLERKTVIVLMAGANIVCGLWFSQVANAVLLVSLGICLTLANNIMSYSFHAYQSELFPTSIRARAVGFVYSWSRFSAIFTAFLIAGVLREFGTVGVFVFIAGAMAMVMLAIGLMGPRTRGIALEEISH from the coding sequence GTGACATCACCCGCTCAACCGCACTCCGCTGCGCCCCCCATCGACCCCGGCACCATCTCCGCCCGCCTCGATCGCCTGCCCGCCACACGTTCGATCTGGAAGCTCGTCGTGCTGCTAAGCCTCGGGTTTTTTTTCGAACTGTATGACCTGCTCTATACCGGCTATGTCGCACCAGGTCTCGTGAAGAGCGGCCTGCTCACTCCGACGACACAGGGTCTGTTCGGCACCACCGGCGTAGCAAGTTTTATCGCGGCGTTGTTTGCGGGGCTGTTCATCGGCACCATCGCGTGCGGCTTTCTCGCCGACCGCTTCGGCCGGCGCGCGATCTTCACGTATTCACTGCTGTGGTACACCGTCGCGAATGTCGTGATGGCGTTTCAGGAAACCGCCACCGGTCTCAACTTCTGGCGCTTCGTCGCGGGCGTCGGGATCGGCGTCGAACTCGTCACGATCGGCACCTACATCTCCGAGCTCGTGCCCAAGCACGTTCGCGGTCGCGCGTTTGCCTGTGAGCAGGCCGTCGGCTTCCTGTCGGTACCGGTGGTCGCGTTTCTCTCTTATCTGCTGGTGCCGCATGCGCCGTTCGGAATCGACGGTTGGCGCTGGGTCGTGCTGATCGGCGCGCATGGCGCGCTGTTCGTCTGGTGGATTCGCCGGGCGCTGCCGGAAAGCCCGCGCTGGCTCGCACAACAGGGTCGGCTCGATGAAGCGGACCGCGTGATGTGCGCGCTCGAAGCAAAGGTCGAAGCGGAATCGGGGCGTCCGCTGCCGCCGCCTGCCGCTGCCGTGCCGGTACTTGCGCAGGGGCGCTTCGCGGATATGTGGGTACCGCCGTACCGCAACCGCACACTGATGCTGGTGATCTTCAACGTATTCCAGACCGTCGGGTTCTACGGCTTCGCCAACTGGGTGCCGACGCTGCTGATCAAGCAGGGCATCACCGTCACGACGAGCCTGATGTACTCGACGCTGATCGCGCTCGCCGCTCCCGTCGGGCCGTTGATCGGCCTCTTCATCGCCGATCGTCTCGAGCGCAAGACGGTGATCGTGTTAATGGCCGGGGCGAACATCGTGTGTGGCCTGTGGTTCAGTCAGGTTGCGAACGCGGTGCTACTCGTGAGCCTCGGCATCTGTCTGACGCTCGCGAACAACATCATGTCGTATAGCTTCCATGCGTATCAGTCGGAGCTTTTCCCGACCAGTATTCGTGCGCGTGCGGTTGGCTTTGTCTATTCGTGGAGCCGCTTCTCGGCGATCTTCACAGCCTTTCTGATCGCGGGAGTTCTCCGGGAGTTTGGGACGGTTGGCGTGTTCGTGTTTATCGCCGGGGCGATGGCGATGGTGATGCTGGCCATCGGCCTGATGGGACCGCGTACCCGTGGTATTGCACTCGAGGAGATTTCTCACTAA
- a CDS encoding YadA-like family protein — MEMNRAYRSVWNESLGAWTAVSEIASARGKPNKSAIVQAVTAAVLIFGGYAGTAEAQYKAGNGFAPDAATGAIAIGCEPSTSTNVSSTTASGVNSTAIGVGATASGTQATALGNGARALANNTTALGTGATASQEFTTAIGSGASALGTSSTALGASAKALGSNSTALGVLATASESQSTALGSLARALGTQSTALGSGAWAGEGSSLALGANASASTLNSVALGSNSLTAAAIATASGVVGGQNYDFAGGAPTGVVSVGATGTERQITNVAAGRITTGSTDAVNGSQLFATSTAVNLLSTGLDTTNSNVASLSTSTSTGISTAQSGVNSLSTGLSSLSTSASTGISTAQSGVNSLSTGLDTTNSNVASLSTTTSTGLSSLSTGLDTTNSNVASLSTTTSTGLSSLSTGLDTTNSNVASLSTTTSTGLSSLSTGLDTTNSNVASLSTTTSTGLSSLSTGLDTTNSNVASLSTTTSTGLSSLSTGLDTTNSNVASLSTTTSTGLSSLSTGLDTTNSNVASLSTTTSTGLNSLSTGLDTTNSNVASLSTSASTGISTAQSGVNSLSTGLSETNSNLASLSTGVANSTAGLSSLSTSLDTTNSNVASLSTGVANSVQYDDADHTKVTLGGTSSTAPVVLTNVADGVNATDAVNYQQLTSLSTSTSTGISTAQSGVNSLSTGLSETNSNVASLSTSTLAGLGSLSTGLDTTNSNVASLSTTTSTGLNSLSTGLDTTNSNVASLSTTTSTGLSSLSTGLDTTNSNVASLSTTTSTGLSSLSTGLDTTNSNVTSLSTTTSAGLSSLSTGLDTTNSNVASLSTTTSTGLNSLSTGLDTTNSNVASLSTTTSTGLSSLSTGLDTTNSNVASLSTTTSTGLSSLSTGLDTTNSNVASLSTTTSTGLSSLSTGLDTTNSNVASLSTTTSTGLSSLSTGLDTTNSNVASLSTTTSTGLSSLSTGLDTTNSNVASLSTTTSTGLSSLSTGLDTTNSNVASLSTTTSTGLSSLSTGLDTTNSNVASLSTTTSTGLSSLSTGLDTTNSNVASLSTTTSTGLSSLSTGLDTTNSNVASLSTTTSTGLSSLSTGLDTTNSNVASLSTTTSTGLSSLSTGLDTTNNNVASLSTGLDTTNNNVASLSTTTSTGLGSLSTGLNTTNNNVASLSTGLDTANSNVAALSTSASTGLSSLSTSLDSTNSNMASLSTSASTGISNVKSDVDSLTTELSTTNSNVASLSTGLDATNSEVASLSTSTSAGLDSLTTALSNTSNDVAALSKNLSSNNEKLGNSTGANSSTLGQNSVASAPNSTALGESAKATGANSTAIGQNSSVSANDGTAIGTNSSVTAPNAVALGSGSVADQANTVSVGAPGNERRVANVAPGVNRTDAVNMGQLNAVQDHVNGVARKAYSGVAAATALAMIPGVDPGKTVSVGVGTGVYQGYAALAIGFTARVTGNINVRGGVSSGAAGSVYGAGASYQW, encoded by the coding sequence GTGGAAATGAATCGAGCATATCGAAGCGTATGGAATGAATCGCTTGGCGCCTGGACTGCCGTGTCGGAAATTGCTTCGGCGAGAGGCAAGCCGAATAAGTCTGCGATTGTTCAGGCCGTGACGGCTGCGGTGTTGATTTTTGGGGGGTATGCGGGTACTGCGGAGGCTCAATACAAGGCGGGGAACGGGTTTGCTCCGGATGCTGCGACTGGTGCGATTGCCATTGGATGCGAGCCGTCAACCTCGACGAATGTCTCGTCGACAACAGCGTCTGGAGTAAACTCGACTGCCATAGGAGTCGGTGCGACAGCGTCCGGAACTCAGGCAACTGCCCTCGGAAACGGTGCGAGAGCGCTCGCCAATAATACGACTGCCCTTGGAACCGGTGCGACAGCGTCGCAAGAATTCACGACTGCCATCGGATCCGGGGCGAGCGCGCTGGGAACCAGCTCAACTGCCCTCGGAGCTTCGGCGAAAGCGCTCGGTTCCAACTCGACTGCCCTCGGAGTCTTGGCGACAGCGTCCGAAAGCCAGTCGACTGCCCTTGGATCTTTGGCGAGAGCGCTCGGAACTCAGTCTACTGCCCTCGGATCTGGGGCGTGGGCGGGAGAGGGATCTTCGCTGGCGTTGGGCGCCAACGCGTCTGCCTCGACGCTCAACTCCGTAGCGCTCGGTAGCAACTCGCTCACTGCGGCGGCCATTGCCACTGCGAGCGGAGTGGTTGGAGGGCAGAACTACGACTTCGCCGGAGGTGCGCCGACGGGCGTGGTATCGGTCGGCGCCACGGGCACCGAACGCCAGATCACAAACGTGGCCGCGGGCCGGATCACGACAGGTAGCACCGATGCGGTCAATGGCTCGCAGCTGTTTGCGACCAGTACGGCGGTCAACTTGCTGTCGACTGGACTGGACACCACCAACAGCAACGTGGCTTCGCTGTCTACGTCAACTTCTACAGGCATCAGCACCGCGCAAAGCGGTGTCAACTCACTGTCGACTGGCCTTAGCTCGCTGTCGACCTCCGCCTCCACCGGTATTAGCACCGCCCAAAGCGGTGTCAATTCACTGTCGACGGGTCTGGACACGACTAACAGCAATGTTGCTTCGTTGTCGACGACGACGTCGACTGGCCTCAGCTCACTGTCGACCGGACTCGACACGACCAATAGCAATGTTGCTTCGTTGTCGACGACGACCTCGACCGGCCTCAGCTCACTGTCGACCGGTCTGGACACGACCAACAGCAATGTGGCGTCGTTGTCGACGACGACATCGACTGGCCTCAGCTCACTGTCGACGGGTCTGGACACGACCAACAGCAATGTTGCTTCGTTGTCGACGACGACCTCGACCGGCCTCAGCTCACTGTCGACGGGGCTGGATACGACCAACAGCAATGTGGCTTCGTTGTCGACGACGACCTCGACCGGCCTTAGCTCACTGTCGACGGGGCTGGATACGACCAACAGCAATGTGGCTTCGTTGTCGACGACGACCTCGACCGGCCTTAGCTCACTGTCGACGGGGCTGGATACGACCAACAGCAATGTGGCTTCGTTGTCGACGACGACCTCGACTGGCCTCAACTCACTGTCGACGGGTCTGGACACGACCAACAGTAACGTCGCGTCGCTGTCGACCTCGGCCTCCACCGGTATCAGTACCGCGCAAAGCGGTGTCAACTCACTGTCGACTGGCCTGTCGGAGACCAATAGCAATCTTGCCTCGCTGTCGACGGGCGTTGCCAACTCGACAGCAGGGCTTAGCTCACTATCGACCAGCCTGGACACCACCAACAGCAATGTCGCATCGCTGTCGACGGGTGTAGCCAACTCCGTCCAGTATGACGACGCGGACCATACCAAGGTTACGTTGGGTGGCACCAGTTCCACGGCACCCGTGGTCCTGACCAATGTGGCCGATGGTGTCAATGCAACTGATGCGGTTAACTATCAGCAATTGACGTCGCTATCTACCTCGACTTCCACCGGTATCAGCACCGCGCAAAGCGGTGTCAACTCGCTGTCGACCGGCCTGTCGGAGACCAATAGCAATGTCGCCTCGCTGTCCACCTCGACGTTGGCAGGGCTCGGCTCACTGTCGACGGGTCTGGACACGACCAACAGCAACGTGGCTTCGCTGTCGACGACGACATCGACTGGCCTCAACTCGCTATCGACTGGACTGGACACGACCAACAGCAATGTCGCATCGCTGTCGACGACGACGTCGACCGGCCTCAGCTCGCTGTCGACGGGTCTGGATACGACCAACAGCAATGTTGCATCGCTGTCGACGACGACCTCGACTGGCCTCAGCTCACTATCGACGGGTCTGGACACGACCAACAGCAATGTCACATCGCTGTCGACGACGACGTCGGCTGGCCTTAGTTCACTGTCGACGGGTCTGGATACGACCAACAGCAATGTGGCTTCGTTGTCGACGACGACCTCGACTGGCCTCAACTCGCTGTCGACGGGTCTGGATACGACCAACAGCAATGTGGCTTCGTTGTCGACGACGACGTCGACCGGTCTCAGCTCGCTGTCGACTGGACTGGACACGACCAACAGCAATGTGGCTTCGCTGTCGACGACGACGTCGACCGGCCTCAGCTCGCTGTCGACTGGACTGGACACGACCAACAGCAACGTGGCTTCGCTGTCGACGACGACGTCGACCGGCCTCAGCTCGCTGTCGACGGGTCTGGACACGACTAACAGCAATGTGGCTTCGCTGTCGACGACGACGTCGACCGGCCTCAGCTCGCTGTCGACGGGTCTGGACACGACTAACAGCAATGTGGCTTCGCTGTCGACAACGACCTCGACTGGCCTCAGCTCGCTGTCGACTGGACTGGACACGACCAACAGCAACGTGGCTTCGCTGTCGACGACGACGTCGACCGGCCTCAGCTCGCTGTCGACGGGTCTGGACACGACTAACAGCAATGTCGCTTCGTTGTCGACGACGACGTCGACCGGCCTCAGCTCGCTGTCGACGGGTCTGGACACGACCAACAGCAATGTGGCTTCGCTGTCGACAACGACCTCGACTGGCCTCAGCTCGCTGTCGACGGGTCTGGACACGACCAACAGCAATGTGGCTTCGCTGTCGACGACGACCTCGACTGGCCTCAGCTCGCTGTCGACCGGACTGGACACGACCAACAGCAATGTTGCTTCGCTGTCGACGACGACATCGACTGGCCTCAGCTCGCTATCGACTGGACTGGACACGACCAACAGCAACGTGGCTTCGCTGTCGACAACGACGTCGACCGGCCTCAGCTCACTGTCGACGGGTCTGGACACAACCAACAACAACGTCGCATCGCTGTCGACAGGTCTGGATACCACCAACAACAATGTCGCATCGTTGTCCACCACGACCTCGACCGGACTCGGTTCACTGTCGACGGGTTTGAACACGACCAACAACAACGTGGCATCGCTGTCGACAGGTCTGGACACAGCCAACAGCAATGTCGCCGCACTTTCCACCTCGGCGTCGACGGGCCTCAGCTCACTGTCGACCAGCCTGGACAGCACGAACAGCAACATGGCATCGCTGTCTACCTCGGCATCCACAGGTATCAGTAACGTAAAAAGCGATGTCGATTCGCTAACAACAGAACTGTCGACGACCAACAGCAACGTAGCGTCGCTGTCGACGGGCCTGGACGCCACCAACAGCGAAGTCGCTTCCCTGTCCACCTCGACATCGGCGGGACTCGACTCGTTGACGACCGCCCTGAGCAACACCAGTAACGATGTCGCTGCGCTGTCGAAGAATCTTTCCAGTAACAACGAGAAGCTCGGCAATTCGACAGGAGCGAACAGCAGCACGCTCGGGCAGAACTCCGTTGCCTCGGCGCCCAATAGCACGGCGCTCGGTGAAAGCGCAAAGGCAACCGGGGCTAACAGCACGGCGATTGGTCAGAATTCGTCCGTATCGGCTAACGATGGAACCGCGATCGGCACAAACTCGTCGGTGACAGCACCAAACGCTGTCGCGTTGGGAAGTGGCTCGGTTGCCGATCAAGCCAATACCGTCTCGGTGGGGGCCCCAGGCAACGAGCGACGGGTCGCGAACGTTGCGCCTGGCGTCAATCGAACCGATGCCGTCAACATGGGGCAATTGAACGCCGTGCAGGACCACGTGAATGGCGTCGCGCGTAAAGCGTATTCGGGTGTCGCCGCCGCGACTGCGCTGGCGATGATCCCAGGAGTAGACCCAGGAAAGACGGTGTCTGTGGGAGTCGGGACCGGTGTCTACCAGGGCTACGCTGCGCTTGCCATCGGATTTACTGCTCGCGTCACGGGCAACATTAACGTGAGAGGTGGCGTGAGTTCGGGCGCAGCAGGAAGCGTGTACGGAGCAGGCGCTTCCTATCAGTGGTAA